One Triticum dicoccoides isolate Atlit2015 ecotype Zavitan chromosome 5B, WEW_v2.0, whole genome shotgun sequence genomic window carries:
- the LOC119306445 gene encoding pathogenesis-related protein 1-like — protein sequence MEYSPKLAVLVLLALASAMAVTAQNSEQDFVDAHNAARADVGLGEVTWDATVAAFAQDYADQRRGDCQLIHTPDGRPYGENLYGGGGGGTEWTATDAVNSWVSEKQYYDHDSNTCSAPEGESCGHYTQVVWRDSTGIGCARVVCDSGDGVFIICSYNPPGNFPGVSPY from the coding sequence ATGGAGTACTCGCCGAAACTAGCAGTACTGGTGCTCTTAGCTCTCGCGTCCGCCATGGCGGTCACGGCCCAGAACTCGGAGCAGGACTTCGTGGACGCCCACAACGCGGCGCGCGCCGACGTGGGCCTTGGTGAGGTGACATGGGACGCTACCGTGGCAGCCTTCGCGCAGGACTACGCCGATCAGCGCCGCGGCGACTGCCAGCTGATCCATACTCCTGATGGCCGGCCGTACGGGGAGAACCTCtacggaggcggcggcggtgggaccGAGTGGACGGCGACGGACGCCGTGAATTCGTGGGTGTCGGAGAAGCAGTACTACGACCACGACAGCAACACCTGCTCGGCGCCGGAGGGTGAGTCGTGCGGGCACTACACGCAGGTGGTGTGGCGCGACTCGACGGGTATCGGCTGCGCCCGCGTCGTCTGCGACAGCGGCGACGGTGTGTTCATCATCTGCAGCTACAACCCGCCAGGCAACTTCCCCGGGGTGAGCCCGTACTAG